From the genome of Nicotiana sylvestris chromosome 1, ASM39365v2, whole genome shotgun sequence:
TGAGAATCAATGGAGGCGTTTGAATTTTCAGAGCTTGATTTTTCAAATTAATAAATTATTGTATTTTGTGAGAAATATTTGGAGGAGAGTGGGCTTTATTTGAATGAGGATGGCGTGACGTGGAGACGGAAAGTAGCCCTCGTCGTGCATTGGTGGAGGAGGTTTAATTTGAAAAACTGATTAACGAGGAAATGAGCGGGAATAAACATGGCCGTAGCTACAGATAGATTAATAACTATCTGCATTATTAATAGGAGCATCATAATCATAATCATAATAATAACTCTAGAACGAGTTGGCTAATTTATTACAAGTTGAAcatttaactaaaattaaaagCTACTTTCCTTGGGCCAAAATATGGGAAACACACTTGATCAAGTTTAATTTGAATATATAGAATTAATTCCGATTAAATAGTTTAAGCTTAGGTTGTGTATCGAAATTAATTAAACTTTTGGAAGCTCGATCTAGTTTCCGTCCTTCAATTAAAagagttcacataatatcaatgCGAATAAAATATTCTCACATAATTCCTAAGATATTCATTGACAATTTTCAGTGATTTTTGTATGATGATGCTTTGTAAATAGTGGGGGAGAATGCAATGTAGCATTTAATTACATTTTTTAAAATTAGCTTTCGCCTAATTTCAACAATGATAGTTGTTTCAATAAGTTGCAAGATGGATCTCATTTGAGTGAGAAAAAATGTTAATTTAACAACACAATTGTTAATCGTTGGAAATCACTATCTTTTTGTTCTAATATTAAATCTCCAATTTAATTTCCGGTTTGTAtgtaataataaattttttttataagGTGCCCAACAAAAAAGGGAAATGAGAGTGAGGGATCTCGATATTCATAAAAGTGAAGGAGTAGAAGCCAAGAATTGTTATGCTAAGTTACTATCATTGACACTGTCGAAAATTTGATTGCAcgtggttttctttttctgttagCTCTCATTTGTGGTCCTTTTAAAGCAATATACGGTTGAGAGGATTAATGTATTTGTTATGTTATGTTGTGAGTGGGTGACAACCTTAGGAGTTGGAAGTTGGCACTTGACGTGGCGAAACTAAAATTTTCGCGAAAGAGATTTAaagtataaataaattaatgCTCGAAGAAGCCAAATGAATTCAGTATTTACTATTTATACATCAAAAGTAATGTTAATTTTATATATACAATGTAATTTATCCAATACATGCAACCTTAACTTATGGCTCCCAACATCATGGACTTGCCCCTTCTTTTGGTATTATTGGAAGAATCATTAGTGCAATGGTTTCACTAAATTTGGCACTCATATGTCAATTCATTAAATATTAGAAAATCATTAGACACTTATGTATCTCACTTTAGACCCTTATAATCTCAAGAATCACTATTAGTAGCAACTGACTTGTATGTGTCAGACTCGTTTAGAAATTACTCCAAATAACTACATAGGAAATGATTAAAAAGATAAGTGGAGGATACATTAATGTAGTGGAATaaattgttgggaataaaccccgtaaaaataatattcacggtattagtgataaacgcggaacactaagttatggttaaatcaacaagcatagaaatgcagcaataatgacaccaagattttacgtggaaacccttctgaataagggaaaaaccacggccaagaagagAACCTGATATTactatagcgaggaattttacactgtgtagtaacaaatacaaatactcctaagaccactacaccctcaaaagaaataaacactcttttgttttttccacctcactacaatatctctcacactctacTTTTCTTCACAAgctattttcttatagtttatggaataccttgctctctctcttttctctctttgttggtgtgatgaaatgagagttgaagctctcatTTTATAGCCAAAAAACTCACTCTCTAAAGCTTACAATATTTGATAATTtgcacacacttttcacaatttcaacaatGATGGctatcaaaccaaaccaagtcaataaaagtggctaccaaattatactaattcaacaaggttggctatcAAACCAAACTaagtcaacaaaattggctaccaaatcatttgaatgagatgtgtgagcacgtgatttttgccctatatgagaatgactcccaaaaaattcaaataaaacaattttcctttgtgtgcaatttttgaatttttcgtggcacttttggataattattcgtatttttgtctatgcatgtttatttgttaaattaataaaaaatacaaaaatatgtcacattgttgcatttaggatttatttttacaattaggagtaattaagtttgttttacaaaaatgaaaattattaCAAAAAGTATGTATTTTtgcatattttagcatttaatgtccaaattgtgtgattttattttaattaatgtttaattttgtgtgataattattattaggagttaattagtattttaagataattttggtttttataatttaattttagcgtttagttttattaattagtaaaagaaaagagaacaaaaaatagaagaaaatcggaattaggcctcttcttcaattctaaatttaggcccaaaacacctctacccaacccaaaaccccttGACCCGGCCCATTTTCCCCCCATCCTTTTTgatttttcagatttgtttttcttttcactCAACCAAACAACCCAAACCCTAAATACACCCTAAACTCTCTAGCCGTCACACCTCACCCCCCcttctcttcttattctccaaACCACACTCCCTTCACCTTCTCCAGCCAAGATCGAGCTCGAGCTCAACCATGACTGCCCTTCCCCAGCAGcgcatacacacacacacacaacaacgacacacacacgcacacacacaacTTCGTTCAAACGACCATGGCTGCCCCTTTCACCTTTCCCGCATTCATCATCCCCGCCATCGTTACAACCCCTTCAACCTCATCTTCTTCGTCGCACAGCCCCGTCTCACGACCGTGACAAGTTCGTCGACGTGAGCCGCCATGGACGACTACAAGTTCGTCGACGTGAGCTGCTGCTGCGTGCAACTTCGACGCGTGCGGTTCGTCGTCTCCAAACGACCAGCAGCTCCGTCAACGAACCTTCCCAACTCTCGTCCCCGTCGTCCATAACCCTGCCCAGCAGCAACCAGCCACGCCGGAGACCAGCGTCCGAAACGACCACCAGCATTCACGTCCCATACGACCACCAGTACACCAACCAAATGACCCATCGTCGTTACCACCCCAGCCACGCCGGAAAAACTAGTATTGCTGCCCGCTCCCCTATGTTCAGGGCACAACTCTTTGGTCCATTGAAAGAAGATAATGTACAAAGTATTAAAGTTGATGAAATTCAGGCTCCAGTATTCAAGGCGTTGCTCCACTTCATCTATTGGGATGCCCTTCCTGATTTACAAGAGCTGGTGGGTCTCGATACAAAATGGGCAGTCACTTTGATGGCTCATCATCTGCTTGCTGCAGCTGACCAGTATGGTCTTGAGAGATTGAGAGCACTTTGTGAGGCTAAGTTTTGCGAAGATGTTACAATCAACACCGTTGCTACTGTCCCTTTCTTTTTCTTCGTCGACTGAACTCCATCACCACCAGAAAATGGCGACGGAAGTTTGTTTCATCAATGGAGTTCGTTTAAAGCTCGAGGAGAGTTCGTTTGAGTTTGTCGACTGACTTTTAAGTTTATCGTTCCATTTGGTGTAACGTTCCTGTTGAGTCGAGATCCGTTAGGTTTGacagtcttggttcgagtttttCCATTTTCGTTCGAGTTtgtcgttgttcatttccggttagttggtttaagtttcatttctgtccgtattttgcttGATATTCTCGAATCCGAAATCAGTGTATGTTTGTTTCTTTCTTGTTCATGGTGtagacacgtgatttttgaccctccccgagaattttcacatttttagcgtgaatatgtgaaattgggtctaatatagctattttaactatttttctttatttcgtcgcaaaagaaaaattacaaaaaatatatatatgaattttagtttatgtatttatcataaacttgaaaaaaatacaaaaaaactgTACCTtaattttgtactttatataatttcgaaaattaccaaaaatatagttctattaatgttttctagtcattttaatttttgaaaaaatacaaaaatattactttatattttatctttatgtaaaaacgaaaattacaaaaatagttttattaatattttgtagctattttaatcttgaaaaatattaaaaaagatatagttttgttttaaattttagtcttattttggtagttattttacttagataggattagttgagcaacgtcgtgttcttattctcgggtccgggcgaaagaataatattcgggttcaaattacccgtttttaggcctaattttcggacctagcccataataatccgagtccaccacacaaggAGGACAAGCGTGGGGAAGacggacggaacaccgtacacggggaaccccaccgcgcatgggggacacaaatctTGGAACCCTACACACATGGGgtccatttttcttggcaagAGCTACAAATGCACGGGCAAACACAGGAGGAGGGAGGGACagatttttaaaaattttggggGCACTGTTCATTCTCCTTCTTCCTCAAGAAAACCTAAAAAACCCTAGCAAACCCAAACCCACCAtcgttccacctccaaaacctctccgactgctcgtcgtcactgcccacacgaccactcctcctcctcctagctccatcaaaccagtccggcgatcctccattaaaGCCGACGACCACAGTTGTTGCTGCTGCATCGTCACTGACCATAACCCCGCTGCTCCCTCGTCGTCCAGTCCTGTCGACCAAACAGTCCCCCCCTCGTCGTCGTTGCCCGTCGTCAACACCACCCTAAACGACGACCATGGCCACCTGAAACCTACGACCACCATCCAGCGACGccagtccgtcaccttccccatcgccTACAACCACCGGCAGTCCACCATTGCTGCTTCACTCGTCTCCAATCGCGTCGTCACCCTTCCAAACTTCCCCATCGCCTTCTTCCTCCGTCAAACCTCCATTACTGCCTTATCGCCCACCAAACCTCCAGCTCAACCTCACGCCACAACCAGCCTCCCCGTCGTTTCCTCGCGCCCAGCAGTGGATCAAACGACCACTGAACTCCGATTTTGCCAAACGACCCTCAATCGGCACTCCGTCGAACCCAGCCCTTAAAAGTAACGAGCGTCCAAATGACCATCTGGAAAAACCAGTAGCAGCCATGACTCGTTTTCAGTCCGTTCGTGTTCGAGTTTCTAGCGCGAGCTATTCCGTCTGAGCTTTGATGATCTTTTCTATGGTTTCCCGTTCGAGGTTATCCGTTGAGGTCGATGTTGAGGGCTGGTCCATGGCTCTGTCCGTctctgtttgttcaggttagtaaacctcaagtattagataaggaaatgttacgttaaatgttcgaagatgcaatatagaaattggtatgataattttctgcttatgtgttcaccgtatgcatttt
Proteins encoded in this window:
- the LOC138877822 gene encoding BTB/POZ and MATH domain-containing protein 2-like; its protein translation is MTHRRYHPSHAGKTSIAARSPMFRAQLFGPLKEDNVQSIKVDEIQAPVFKALLHFIYWDALPDLQELVGLDTKWAVTLMAHHLLAAADQYGLERLRALCEAKFCEDVTINTVATVPFFFFVD